Within Caulobacter segnis, the genomic segment CGCCGGCTTCAAGGCGCCCGTGCCCAAGGGGTTCGTGAAGTTCTCGCTGGCCGGCGTGCAGCTGAAGTTCACCGCCACCTTGCGCAAGGACAAGTTCGCCGCCCCTGCTCGAGCGGGCGATGGCCGCTACATCGTCAAGCTCGATAACGAAAAGTATCCGTGCCTGCCGCAGGCCGAGTTCACCGGCATGTCCCTGGCCCGTCTGGCCGGCGTGCGCACCGCCCCCTTCGAGCTGATCTCCACCCAGGCCATCGCCGGCGTTCCAGATGACTTGATTGTGGGCGACCACGCCCTGGCGGTCGAACGCTTCGACCGGCCCGGCGAGGGGCGGCGCCGGCATATCGAGGACATGGCGCAAATCCTTGGAGCGGTCGGCGACCAGAAGTACGTCAAGGGCAACAGCGAGACGATCCTCAACATCATCGCCCGGTTCAGCACCGATTGGCGCGACGACGTGCTCGAAGCCCTGCGACGGCTCGTCGTCGACGTGCTGCTGGGCAATGGCGACAACCACCTAAAGAACTGGTCGTTCATCTTCCCCGAGCCCGGCGAGATCCGGCTGTCGCCGGCCTATGACATCGTCCCGACCGTGCTCTATGGCGACCGCACCCTAGCCCTGGAATTTTCGGGGATCCAAAAGTTCGAGAGCATCTCGCTTCACCAGTTCGACCGCGTCGCGAGTTTCCTACGGCTCGACCCAGCCTGGATCCGGCGGGAGGCGAAGGCCACGGTCGAGCGCGCGCTCGATACCTGGCCGGCGGCTTTGGCCGACCTGCCGCTCACCGATCAGCAGCGCTGGTTCCTCATCGGACGATGGGAAGACCTGACGCTGGTGGGGGAGACGCGCGGCTGAAACTCGCCAGCTTAGTAGGATCTCGACGGGCTCGTGGCCTGGCGCGCCGGGACCTTGGTGTTTCTGGCCAGCCATCCTGGAGGTCGTCGAATGGACCTTGTTCTACATATCTTCAAGGGCCAGTGGACCAACCACGCCGCCTGGATTGTCAACGGCGCCTACTTCTCGTTCCACCCGAGCAAGTCGCTGGTCGCGGACCTGGGCAGCCGGGAGCTGCCGCTTCCCGCTGGCGTGGCGCAGGGCCAGGTGCGAGCGTTCGAGCCGGAGTTCCGCTCGCCCGACGCCGACGAAGCGCTTTTTGGCGCGGCTGCGGAGACGATCGCGCTCGAAGGGTTGAAGGTGGCCCGCGCTGGCCAGATGGCAGACGATTTCTTCCAACTGAAGATGCCCTACATCCTCTGGGATCCTGGCCAGGTCGGCGTGATCAACTGCGTCACGTCCTCGATCCTGATCCTGAACGCGGCCCTGCCGTGCGATCTCCCAGTGGCCTGGAACGCCAAGTGGGGGGACATCTTCCGTCGCCTTCGCGTCAGCGCGGTCCAGGGCGGCAATTGGGCTCACGACGCGATCGTGCGGCCCGAACCCAATCTGATGCATGTACATCATCTGGCCGAACTGGCGCGCGACTGGGCCGATGAGGTGGCCCAAACAGAGGTCGATTGGGTCCGCGGCGCATTGCCCTCGCCAGGGCCCCTGGCCACGTCGCCGATCAACGACGATCCCGAAATCTGAAACAAGGGAGGCGGCCTCGCCAGCCTCGGCGGCGACACCAGGAGCTTGGCGTCGTGGGCGGCGAAGGCGCAGTGGCCAACCAGCGTCCGCACGCTGGGCGGATCGTCGGGATCGCCGAGGCGGAACACGCCGTGGGAAGCGGCCGGTCCCGTTCAAGGGAGCGACCGCTTCACCGGCCCTGGGTGATCCGAAGGTCTTGGTGTCGGCCGCGCGCCAGTTGCTGGCGGCGGCGACGTCCTTATCGCCGACGAAAGGGCCCTACCGGTGAATGAACGTGTGTGGGCGCGCCGTCTTGCGGCCGATCTGAAGGCAGGAAGATCTCGTTCAGGATCGACAGATCAAGGCCTCAGCATCGAGAAGCCGCCAAACACCTCGCGGCCTTGGAACAGGGTGAGCAGCACCTTGGCCTTGGAGATTTCGGTAGCGGGGATCGCGAAGATGTCGCGATCAAGCACGATCAGGTCGGCGCTCTTGCCGGCCAGGATCGAACCGGTCTGCTTGTCGAGATGGTTCACGTAGGCGACGTTGAGCGTATAGGCCTGCACCGCTTGGGCCAAGGTCACGCCTTCATCGGCCAGCAGCGGTTTAGCGTTGGCGTCGCCCGGCGCGATGCGCGTCAGGGCCACTTCGATACCTTCCAACGGGTTCGCCGAGGCCACCGACCAATCGGCGCCGTAGGCGAGCTTGCCGCCTGCCTTCAGGATGCTGTTGGCGGGATAGATGTAACCGGCGCGCTTGGGGCCGATGCGTTCGACAGTGAGGCGCATATAGGGCTCGTCGCAGGCCCAGAGCGGCTGGAAGATCGCCGTGACCCCAAGCTGGCCAAACCGGGGTTGATCGGCTGGATCCACGACATTGAGGTGAGAGATCATCGGCCGCGTGTCGGTCATGCCGTCGCGAGCGCGCGCACGCTGAACCGCGTCCAGCGCCTCGCGTACGCCCCCATCGCCGATCGCGTGAAAGTGCGCCTGTAAGCCCTTTGCGTCGAGCTGCGTCACGGCCTCGGCGAGCGTTTCCAACGGGATCTGCGACGCGCCCTTCTCCGTGGTCCCCTCATAGGGGGCGAGCATGGCGGCGGTCTGTTGGGGGATCACGCCGTCGATGAAGAATTTCACCCCTGTGGCGCGAAGGCCCATCGTATGGGCGCGGTCGGTGAGCTTGAGGATGTCCGGCAGCTGGTCGAGGCCTCGGCCATTGTTCCATTGAAGGTCAAGCGCGGTGTGGACGCTCAGTTCGCCGCGATCCTTCACGGCCTTGTAGGCGTCGAGCACGGCGCTAGCGCCGCTCGCGTCCCACTCGACCATGGCGTCATGCCAGGACGTGATGCCCAGGCTGTTGAACAGCTTTACCGTATAGCCAATGGCGGCTTCGCGGTCCTTGGCCGTGGGGGGCGGCGTCAACTTCTCCATCAACCCCATGGCGGCCTCTTCGAGCCCGCCGACAGGCTCGCCTGTCGCGGGATCGCGATCAATCTTGCCATTGGGTGGATCGGGCGTCTCACGGGTGATGTTCGCCAGCTCCAGCGCCTTGGAGTTGACCCAAAGGGTGTGACCATCCGACTCGAAGATAAGAGGGCGTGCGGTCGTCACCGCGTCGAGGATCTCCTTGCGCGGGACGCCATTGGGTGGAAACAGCGCCTGGTTCCACCCGGACCCGAACATCGTCCCCTGCCCGGGAGACTTGGCGACGCAGTCGGCGATGATCCGCTGATAGTCCTCCAGCGACTTGCCCTCGTGGAGCGAGCATCTCGAATAGCTCAGCCCGCCAAAGACGGGATGGGCGTGGGCGTCACCGAAGGCGGGCATGAGCAGTCGACCGCCCAGATCGACAACCTTGGTGTTGGACCTTTTCAGGCGCGCAATTTCGGCGACCGAGCCCACCTCGAGGATCTTGCCGTCCTTGATCGCTACGGCCTGGGCCCACGGCTTGGCAGCCTCCACCGTGTAAACTCGGCCGTTGGTGAGGATCAGGTCGGGACCTGCCGCCGGCGCCGCCTTGATCTCGCCGCCGAGACCGGCGAGCGCGATGCCGATCGCCAAGCCAAGGCCCAGCGACCGTCCTTTTCCAAGCCTTGATGAAACGGGGGCGAAAACTTTCGTGCGCGACATGAACGTTCCTGGATACGACTGAAATGGACGGCCCTGGCCGCCCGCCAACGAGCGATCAGAAGCGGCGGCGAAGCGTGGCTTGGATCGTACGATCCTTTCCAACCACGCAGATGCCGTCCGGCGGCGATGAGCTGGTGCAACTGGCGTAGTAGCGCGTGTTGAAGATGTTGCTTGCGCTGAGCGACAGGCTCCAGTCCTTGCGTTCGGCTTCGATCAGGGCGTCGACCAGCGTCGCCGATGGCGTGACGAACCGTTGGTAGGAGTCGATCTTGCTGCCGACATAGCGGACGCCGCCGCCAGCGCGCATCGTCACTTCGTCGGCGACCCGGAACGTCTTGGTCGCCCAGGCCGAGGCCAGATGCTTGGGCACGCCCTCGATCCGAGCGCCCACGCGGGTGGGATCGGTGTCAGTGAGCACCTTGGCCTTGGTGTAGCTATAAGACCCCATCAGCTCGATATCGCCCGGAATACGCAGCGTCCCTTCGACCTCGAACCCTTGCGAGCCAACCTGGCCAGTCTGAATGAAATTCTGAATGTTGTTGGGATCCTGCGTCACATAGTTCGACTCCTTGATGTCGAAATACGAAACCGTGACCAGCGCCTGGCTGCTTGGCGCCCATTTCACGCCGCCTTCGTACTGGCGGCCAGTGCGAGGCTTGAACGGATTGCCGTAGAAGTCGCCGCCAGCGACCGGAAGGAAGGATTCCGAGTAGCTGACATAGGGCGAAAACCCATAGCCCACTTCGGCGATGATCCCGGCGCGATAGCTCCAGTTGACGACGGGGTCTTCCTTGACGCCGTTCCGCTTCGAGGTCGCGCGGTCTCGACGCGCGCCCAGCACGATCGAGACGCGGTCGGCGAAGCGGATCTGGTCCTGCACATAGAGACCCGTTTGGCTGCTCCTATAGTCCAGGAAGTTCGTATAGCCCCAGGCGAAGGATGCCCCGTACTGCGGATCGTAGATGTTCAGAGACGGCGGGCTTGGCCCGTTGAAGCAGCCGAACTGACCCGCGAACCCGTCACAGGAAAAGCCCTCGTCCTTGTCCTGCTTGAATTTGAAATAGTCCACGCCCGCCAGCACGGTGTGTTGGAACGGCCCCGTATCGAACCGCGCCGCCAGACTGTTGTCGGTGTTGAAGCCCTTGGACTTCTCACGGTTCACGTAGAACTCGCGCTGCAGCAAGGTTTCGCCGACGTCGTCAAACGGGCTGACGTAGAAGGCTCCAAAGCCGTCCCCGTAGTCGCCATAGACCTCGCGATAGTCGGTGTTCATGCCGTAGACGCGGCTTCGGCTGCTGAACGACAAGACGCTGTTGAAGCGATGATTGACCAGAAGGGTGGCCGCCCAAAACTCCGTGTCGGCCCGATTGAAGTCCGGTTCGCCGGCGAAGAAATTGTAAGGCAGTCGCTCGGCGCCGTTCGCGGCGATGCTCTTTGAGATTGGCAGATAGGTCTGCGTACCCTGATTGTCCTTTTGATAGAGGCCAATCAAGGTGACGTCGGTGTGGTCCGTGGGCAACCATTTAAGGGACGGGTTGACCAGGACGCGGTCATCCGGCTGCCCCTTCCACTGCAACTCGCCATCACGGACCAGGCCCACGAAACGGCCCGAGACCGTGTCGCTTAGCGGGCCGGTGATGTCCAACTGCAACTGCTTGCGCTTGTCGGTGCCCAGCTGCGCGCCGATCTCGCCGCCGAATGCGGTTCTGGGCGTCTTGCTGACCGCATTGAGAAGGCCGCCCGCGCCGCCAGCGCCATAGAGCACCGCGGAGGGGCCACGCAGCACCTCGGCGCGCTCCAGGGAGAAGACCTCAAGACGCGCGCCATAGATGAAGTCGGGCATGCGTTTGAGGCCATCGAGATACTGCTCGGTCGGGAAGCCTCGCGCCGAAAAGAAATCACCCCGGGAATCGGCCCCGTTGAGCTCGGTGGCGACGCCGGCGCTATAGCGGAAGACGTCCTGGAAATTCACGACCGTGCGGTCGGCAATCTCGGCGGCCGTCACCACGCTGATCGACTGCGGGATTTCGACCAGCTTGGTGTCGGTCTTGGTGCCGGCCACCGCCCGGCTCGCCCGAACAACCACTTCGCTGAGCGGGTCACTGGCCTCTTGCGCAATGGCCACGCCCGACGCTGCGCCCGCGCAGCAGGCCGACAGCAACGCCAGCTTCAGCATCGGTCGCACCAAACCGCGCCTCCCGATCTGCTCCTTCATAAGTAACCCCCTTGCTAAGATGTCGCCGAGACCCCGCCCAGGTGTTGAGACACCCCGTGCTTGGCGCCGCCCGTCAGCATTCAACAGCAGCCCTCGCCAGGGGCCTTGTGATTTTCAGGGTAAGGAGGGAGTGACAACGGGTAAGCGCCTCGGTCCTCGCCCGCTGTTCGGCGCTAGAACGTGGACGGGCCTTCGACAGGGATCAGCAATCCGCGTTCACGCGATACGCGCACGGCGTCACGGCGAGTAGTCACGTCGATCTTTCGGAAGATAGACTTGAGGCGGTATTTGACCGTGTCTGGCGACATGCCGATCAATCGCGCGATTTCCTTATTGGAAATGCCCTGGCCCAGATGGCGAAGAATGGTGGCCTCAGCCTCGTTGAGGCCGTCCGGTTCGCCGGGCGCGGACCGAGTAGCGAGCGCCTTGGACAAGGCCTTGAGGAATCGCCCGCGGAACCGGTCGCCCGAAGCGGCCGCCTCACCGCCGCCGCTCAAGAACGGCTCGACGAAACCGCGCGCGTCAATGAAGGGACGCAGGAGGCCTTGGAACATGGCGATGCCCACGGCTTCGTCAAAGCAGGCTTGGCTCGCGGCGGTTTCGGATGAACAGCGCAAGCCGTAGGCCAGCAGAATGTTGACGTCGATCAAGAGCCGCCCGGCCCCATGCCGGCTGGCCCAACGCCGGAGCGCGCGCAGTTCGGCGATAGCCCCAGCGTGATCGCCGTCCAACAGCGACAACTTCACCCGGCAAAGAGCCGCCGCGCAGGCGACGGGCCGGTAAACCGGCGACTCCTGCGCCATATCGTCGGCCAGCGCCTCCAGACCAATCTCGGCGGCGTAGACGCGGTCGGCATTCGCCTCGGGGCCGTACTCGATGAGCAGGTCAAGCTGACAGAGATCAGCCAGCAGCGCCAATTGGCGCAAGCTGCGGTGATCGGCGACGCGTCGGGCCCGAGCCAGGGTCGCATAGGCCTCGTCCATCGCACCGTCAGCCGCCGCGGCGCGCGCAGCGGTGAAATAGGCCGCGGCATAGACGTCCACCCACCCGTCCGACTGCTCCATGTGCGGCAGCGCCCAATCGAGCAGGCTGCGGGCCTCGGCGCGGCGGTCCTGTTCGTAAAGCAACTCAGCCTCGAAAGCCGCGCAGTTGGCCGCCAGATCTGATCGCTCGCCAAAGCTACTCGTGATCTGCATCCGCGCGGCCGCCAGGATGGCGACGGCGTCCTCGTGCCGGCCCTGGGCGCGCCTGATGCGCGCCTCCAGAAAACGCGTGAACAGATCGCTGTAGAGCGATCCCAACGCCTGATAGTGGTCCCGGGCGGCGAGGGTTGGCTCCAGGGCGCGTTCGAGCCAGCCGCCCTCGAGATACTTCGCCCCCAGGGTCTCGGTGAAATTGGCCAACACGAGATGATCGTCGGCCGGCAGGGCGCGAAGCAGCGCCTCGCGGTCGAGCAGATCGTCCAGCGAGACAGGGACATTTTCATAGTCGGCCAGGGTGTCGCCGACGACGCGGATCTCAGTCCATAGATCCGCCGATAGGTCAACGCCGGCGGCCGCGACCAGGAAACGATCATAATCCGTCCGGGCCTTGGCCACCTCGCCCTGCTTGATGGCCAGATAGACCCGAGCCAGCAACAGACGCGGCCGCCCCACGATGATCGCCTCGCGCAGCTTTCTAAGTCCTCGCTCGAGGATCGGCTGCAGCCCTTGCGGGATCAGCCGCCAGCCGCCCGCCTCCTCGATGATATCCGTGAGGATCCCGTCGTCGTTGGCGAGAATGGCGTGATCAATCGCTTCGGCCACTTCCCCGCGTCCTGCAAACCACCGCGCCGCCCGTCGCTGGAGCGAACGGAACTGACCGATGTCGCCGCGCGCCAGGTGCTCGCGCAGATATTCGGCGAACAGCTGGTGGTAGCGATAGACTTTGCGATCCGACGACAGGGGCGTGAGAAACAGGCCTTGCTGCTCCAGCCGTTCCAGGATCAGCCATCCGTCATCGCGATCGCACAGAAGGTTCACCACCTCGCCATTCACCCGGTCAACCAAGGCGGTTCGGATCACGATCTCCCGCATCTCATCGGGGAGCGTCGCCAGCACCTGTTCGGACAGATAGCGGGCAAGCTCTGAGTTGGGACCGCTGAACCGCGACACCAGCTGCCTTTGGTCGGCCCCGCGCTTGAGCGACAGGGAGGCGAGCTGAAGGGCGATCGGCCAACCTTCCGTGCGCTCGACGATGCTTTGGACATCGTCGCCGCCGAACGTCCCGCCGGCCCGCGACAACATCGCCTCGGCCTCAGGGGCTGAAAACTTCAGGTCGTCAGCGACCAGCTCGAGCATCTGCTCGGCCGCCGCCAGGATCGATTGGCCAAGCCAGGGATAGTCTCGCGAGGCGACAACGAAATGGCAGTTGGCGGGCGCCAGACGGATCAGCGCGGTGAGAAATTCAGTCACCGCCGCGCCTTCAGCGCGATGGAGATCGTCCAGGATCAGCACCACAGGACGCGGCTCGCGAGCGAGCCGGTTGACGATGGCCGAAAGGGCCGCGCGAGACGGCAGATCCGAAGACATCCGCTCGCCGCCTTCGGCCAAGCCCTCCTGCGGGCTATGGACATGCTCAGCGCCGTCGATCGCGAGCGCGATATATTGAGCCAAGCGCGCGAGATCGGCGTCATCGCGCTCCAGGGTGAGCCAAGCCACCAGGACGGCTTGGCTTTCGAGGCGACTACGCCATTGGGCGAGCAGACTGGTTTTGCCATAGCCTGCGGGCGCATGAATGATGGTCAGTCGCCGGCTCAGGGCCTCGTCAAGACGGGCGAGCAATAGATCACGTCGGATCTGAGCGCCCACCCACGTTGGCGGCGCAACCCTAGTATGGATCAAATCATGCACCGACAAATCCCGCCGTTCACCGGATGCGCTTCGAACCAAGCCCCGCGGCTGGCCCGTCGAGCCTAGGAGATCACCACGAACCGCTCAAGCGCGTCCGACCGTTTACCCATCGTGCCGCGAGGCTTACCCGTTCGGCGCCTCCGGTCACCCGTTTGATGCGTTGCGCACCGCGACCAGCCCCCTACCCTGCCAGCCTTCTTAAGGACGGTGGCGGGGCGAGCTGGTGCGGATTGGTGTCGATGTCGGCGGTACGAACACCGACGCCGTGCTCATGCGCGACCGCGAGGTCGTCGCCTGGACCAAGCAACCAACCACCGCGGAGGTGAGTCTCGGCGTCGCCGCGGCGATCGGCGCGGTCCTGGCCCAGGCAGGCGTGAAGGCCGATGCGATCTCTTC encodes:
- a CDS encoding type II toxin-antitoxin system HipA family toxin, producing the protein MAKAAAVLGVHLFDGVGEPVRAGVLTRDAKGATAFTPDEAYLRDEARPILSLRWVQPGDVERTRQRLAARDDKIALYGGLPPWFEGLLPEGALRDLVATEMGPGDHGPFDLITRLGGDLAGAVLVLPESAEAYETAGPLDLGRVAGFKAPVPKGFVKFSLAGVQLKFTATLRKDKFAAPARAGDGRYIVKLDNEKYPCLPQAEFTGMSLARLAGVRTAPFELISTQAIAGVPDDLIVGDHALAVERFDRPGEGRRRHIEDMAQILGAVGDQKYVKGNSETILNIIARFSTDWRDDVLEALRRLVVDVLLGNGDNHLKNWSFIFPEPGEIRLSPAYDIVPTVLYGDRTLALEFSGIQKFESISLHQFDRVASFLRLDPAWIRREAKATVERALDTWPAALADLPLTDQQRWFLIGRWEDLTLVGETRG
- a CDS encoding TonB-dependent siderophore receptor, coding for MNADGRRQARGVSTPGRGLGDILARGLLMKEQIGRRGLVRPMLKLALLSACCAGAASGVAIAQEASDPLSEVVVRASRAVAGTKTDTKLVEIPQSISVVTAAEIADRTVVNFQDVFRYSAGVATELNGADSRGDFFSARGFPTEQYLDGLKRMPDFIYGARLEVFSLERAEVLRGPSAVLYGAGGAGGLLNAVSKTPRTAFGGEIGAQLGTDKRKQLQLDITGPLSDTVSGRFVGLVRDGELQWKGQPDDRVLVNPSLKWLPTDHTDVTLIGLYQKDNQGTQTYLPISKSIAANGAERLPYNFFAGEPDFNRADTEFWAATLLVNHRFNSVLSFSSRSRVYGMNTDYREVYGDYGDGFGAFYVSPFDDVGETLLQREFYVNREKSKGFNTDNSLAARFDTGPFQHTVLAGVDYFKFKQDKDEGFSCDGFAGQFGCFNGPSPPSLNIYDPQYGASFAWGYTNFLDYRSSQTGLYVQDQIRFADRVSIVLGARRDRATSKRNGVKEDPVVNWSYRAGIIAEVGYGFSPYVSYSESFLPVAGGDFYGNPFKPRTGRQYEGGVKWAPSSQALVTVSYFDIKESNYVTQDPNNIQNFIQTGQVGSQGFEVEGTLRIPGDIELMGSYSYTKAKVLTDTDPTRVGARIEGVPKHLASAWATKTFRVADEVTMRAGGGVRYVGSKIDSYQRFVTPSATLVDALIEAERKDWSLSLSASNIFNTRYYASCTSSSPPDGICVVGKDRTIQATLRRRF
- a CDS encoding amidohydrolase, with the protein product MSRTKVFAPVSSRLGKGRSLGLGLAIGIALAGLGGEIKAAPAAGPDLILTNGRVYTVEAAKPWAQAVAIKDGKILEVGSVAEIARLKRSNTKVVDLGGRLLMPAFGDAHAHPVFGGLSYSRCSLHEGKSLEDYQRIIADCVAKSPGQGTMFGSGWNQALFPPNGVPRKEILDAVTTARPLIFESDGHTLWVNSKALELANITRETPDPPNGKIDRDPATGEPVGGLEEAAMGLMEKLTPPPTAKDREAAIGYTVKLFNSLGITSWHDAMVEWDASGASAVLDAYKAVKDRGELSVHTALDLQWNNGRGLDQLPDILKLTDRAHTMGLRATGVKFFIDGVIPQQTAAMLAPYEGTTEKGASQIPLETLAEAVTQLDAKGLQAHFHAIGDGGVREALDAVQRARARDGMTDTRPMISHLNVVDPADQPRFGQLGVTAIFQPLWACDEPYMRLTVERIGPKRAGYIYPANSILKAGGKLAYGADWSVASANPLEGIEVALTRIAPGDANAKPLLADEGVTLAQAVQAYTLNVAYVNHLDKQTGSILAGKSADLIVLDRDIFAIPATEISKAKVLLTLFQGREVFGGFSMLRP
- a CDS encoding AAA family ATPase; this encodes MLARLDEALSRRLTIIHAPAGYGKTSLLAQWRSRLESQAVLVAWLTLERDDADLARLAQYIALAIDGAEHVHSPQEGLAEGGERMSSDLPSRAALSAIVNRLAREPRPVVLILDDLHRAEGAAVTEFLTALIRLAPANCHFVVASRDYPWLGQSILAAAEQMLELVADDLKFSAPEAEAMLSRAGGTFGGDDVQSIVERTEGWPIALQLASLSLKRGADQRQLVSRFSGPNSELARYLSEQVLATLPDEMREIVIRTALVDRVNGEVVNLLCDRDDGWLILERLEQQGLFLTPLSSDRKVYRYHQLFAEYLREHLARGDIGQFRSLQRRAARWFAGRGEVAEAIDHAILANDDGILTDIIEEAGGWRLIPQGLQPILERGLRKLREAIIVGRPRLLLARVYLAIKQGEVAKARTDYDRFLVAAAGVDLSADLWTEIRVVGDTLADYENVPVSLDDLLDREALLRALPADDHLVLANFTETLGAKYLEGGWLERALEPTLAARDHYQALGSLYSDLFTRFLEARIRRAQGRHEDAVAILAAARMQITSSFGERSDLAANCAAFEAELLYEQDRRAEARSLLDWALPHMEQSDGWVDVYAAAYFTAARAAAADGAMDEAYATLARARRVADHRSLRQLALLADLCQLDLLIEYGPEANADRVYAAEIGLEALADDMAQESPVYRPVACAAALCRVKLSLLDGDHAGAIAELRALRRWASRHGAGRLLIDVNILLAYGLRCSSETAASQACFDEAVGIAMFQGLLRPFIDARGFVEPFLSGGGEAAASGDRFRGRFLKALSKALATRSAPGEPDGLNEAEATILRHLGQGISNKEIARLIGMSPDTVKYRLKSIFRKIDVTTRRDAVRVSRERGLLIPVEGPSTF